The DNA segment GTTCTGGTGAAGTAACCTTCCATCATCCAGAAAGCTTCTGCAAGTAAAAGTGTATCCGGCATTTCCTTTGCACATCTGTCTACAACTTCCCGCCAGAATTCGTTTGGAATTGCATCCTCAAACTGCTGTGTCGTCATGGAATAGCGGCTGCGGGTTGCAATGTCTCCTCCATGTCCCGGTTCAGGATACCAGAGCCTGCGGATATGTTTTTTTGCAAGAACCATGGCAGCGTCAAACCTGATGATAGGGAAGTTTCTTGCAACTTTAAGAATCTGCTGCATGACGGCTTCCCTTGCTTCCGGATTAAGGAAGTCAATCTGAGCTGTGTCATTCCATGGCATTCCGGTTCCGTCATTACCGTGATATATGTAAGTAACGTCTCCGGTATAATTATCAACGCGCTTGAAGCATACGGCGCAGTCGGTTTTTGAATAGTAATGGTTTTCAAGATAAACGCTGACCCTTCCGTCCTGACAGAGATCTTCTCCGTCATAGTTATACTGAGGGAAAGGATTGTCTTTTGAAGTGATGAAGTAGTTCGGGTGTTCGATTACCCATTTTCCGTCCATACCTGTGTGGTTAGGAACCATGTCACTGGCAAGGCGTATTCCTCTTGCCCAGCATCGTGCCCGTAAATTTTCAAGTGCGCTCCATCCTCCCAGGTTTCCTGCAATTTCATAATCCAGAAGGGAATATGCACTTGCAGCTGCTTCAGGGTTTCCGTTTATCTGCTTGATACGCTTTGAGGCGTAGCTTCGTTCCCACAGACCGATAAGCCAGAGTCCTGTAAAGCCTTCGTCTCTGAGTGCATCAAGTTCTTCATCTGGAATCTGATCCAGTCTGTTTATTTCACGATTGTATTTTTTTGAAAGCTGGTAGAGCCATACAAGGACTGTCTTTGCCATGAGTACGACTTTAGGCATCCATTCCCGGTCCGGAGAAAACCTTTCGTATTCCCTCATGAGGTTTTCATAAGAGTAGGCATCCATGGAAACTTCACCGCCGTTTGTCGGGTGCCATGCAGCTTTTTCTTCTTCGCTTAAAGTATCCATGCCTTCAAGAAGACGGCGGATCCAGTCTGCAAGAAGATCTTTCCAGTAAGTGCGGATGTAGTCCAGCTGACCCTTCAGGGAAGTAGGACTTGCAATTACCGGCTCTTTAAGCATGGAAATAAGGTCATTGTTTTTTGGACCGAATACCGGCTGTGTCTTAAAGAATGCTTTTATCTGATTCCAGGTTTTTATGTAAAGAGGGTTTGTTTTTAATTTTTCATCATCAAACAGGATTGCAAAAGGATGAAATGCAGGATTTTCATTTGCAAGGTGAAGGAGAATCATCTCTTCAAGAACCTGTTCCCGGTTTGTCCTTATTTTTTCTGTTCCCGGATCAATGCAGGTTTGAGCAAGATATTCTTCGGCAGTAAGTTCATTGTTGTAAACTGCAACCGGAGGAAACTCTTCCATGAATTCAAGAAGGAGTGAATCAATGTTTTCTTTTTTGAAATATGCGTCCAGATCAGAAAGAAGATTTGTAAAGCTCAGGGGAGCCTTGTTTCTTCTGAAAAGCATGCAGATTAAGTGAAATACTTCATCAATAAGTCCCATGGCATTGAGGGAGCCTGCACTTACTTTTTTTTCATTCTGACCGCGGCTTTCAAAAAGCTGATTCAGCAGAATCTGAAAGTCCTGCACTGCCTTGAAGTTTGCAAGAATTACGTTTCCGCTGGATGCGAACATCGATTTACTGAAATTGCATAAGTCCCTTACTTTCCGGCTTATGTGGAATTCATTGTAAGAAAGATTCATGTTTCCTCCGTTTTTTACCTGCTGTGAATTTCACAAAGTTTTTTTATTTTTTCAACGAGTTCCTTATTCTCGCTTAATTGTTCAACAGAAACCGGAATGCGGTATGTCCAGTTGAAACTGTTTACTGAACCCGGTACGTTTATCCGTTCAGCATTTTCATCTTCAAGATAAAGAGAATCATCCATAAAAAGATAATCCTGCAGCGGATTGATGAACCACGCGCTTGAGCATCCTGCACATTTTTCCAGTACGTAAGCTGCTTCTTTTGAAGTGAATTTATTCTGAACTGAAATTTTTTCTTCCTCAGAAGTTTCTGATTTTGCCTCAGAATCCGGTCCGCACATTTTCATAAAGGCTTCTACGGAAGCTTTTTCTTCATTCCACCACTGCCTTAATGTAGATGAATCATGAACGCTCGTAGTTGCAACGCTGAGTTCAGGATAGTCCTTAAAAGGAATGTAAGGCTGTCCGTCTTTCTGCCACTCTCTGTTCCAGCGGAT comes from the Treponema rectale genome and includes:
- a CDS encoding alpha-amylase family glycosyl hydrolase; this encodes MNLSYNEFHISRKVRDLCNFSKSMFASSGNVILANFKAVQDFQILLNQLFESRGQNEKKVSAGSLNAMGLIDEVFHLICMLFRRNKAPLSFTNLLSDLDAYFKKENIDSLLLEFMEEFPPVAVYNNELTAEEYLAQTCIDPGTEKIRTNREQVLEEMILLHLANENPAFHPFAILFDDEKLKTNPLYIKTWNQIKAFFKTQPVFGPKNNDLISMLKEPVIASPTSLKGQLDYIRTYWKDLLADWIRRLLEGMDTLSEEEKAAWHPTNGGEVSMDAYSYENLMREYERFSPDREWMPKVVLMAKTVLVWLYQLSKKYNREINRLDQIPDEELDALRDEGFTGLWLIGLWERSYASKRIKQINGNPEAAASAYSLLDYEIAGNLGGWSALENLRARCWARGIRLASDMVPNHTGMDGKWVIEHPNYFITSKDNPFPQYNYDGEDLCQDGRVSVYLENHYYSKTDCAVCFKRVDNYTGDVTYIYHGNDGTGMPWNDTAQIDFLNPEAREAVMQQILKVARNFPIIRFDAAMVLAKKHIRRLWYPEPGHGGDIATRSRYSMTTQQFEDAIPNEFWREVVDRCAKEMPDTLLLAEAFWMMEGYFTRTLGMHRVYNSAFMNMLKKEENQKYRDTVKNTIKFDPQVLKRFVNFMNNPDEETAVAQFGKGDKYFGVCTLMITMPGLPMFGHGQLEGFEEKYGMEYTRAYKDERVDEGLMNRHRHDIFPLMHRRYLFAGVENFLFYDVWNNGSVNENIFAYSNGTETERTVVFYNNKYEQACGWIKQSCEYAVKTGSGENDKTMYTKSIGEGLNLTRGDNHFVIFKEHRSGLWYVRRSSDILDNGMFVSLNGFEYQVYIDIQQVADGADKKYETLCTLLNGKGVTDLEVAWQEYKYRELYEALENFVNADFLKMLDSLKEIKKAEFTKAVKALKEAGLAYYAEEIKFTEEKLKAETVTSKTKTAKKTSAAKTKTASAAQRWTAFTKAMDSLYAAVSSKTKTLSSGFREYPDTALIAGTAAAVISCGSENCIAFGLDRKLGELTVKAAVRDESLKNEFTKFFILSSLAKSKKASEAAELLVSEKHGRLLCGANEFNGIRWFNKEMFEASLWYIYIALTVSGNAGREKIRTDLEKAYAKAEYQCGLLIKALSGKKTASVKKATAKKTTAAVKKTTATAKKAPATKKTTAATKKTASVKKAPVVKKTSDKKKK